From the genome of Winogradskyella forsetii, one region includes:
- a CDS encoding energy transducer TonB gives MLYSILQIIAFQALFLLVYDLFLKRETFFNYNRAYLIITSILSLALPFVKFSELKTMATKDMVIRLPEVFIGPKTLTLYDIQIAEQAGIVIEQPQTPIWQIIALVGMLIASIIFLIKIIKIYWIKHENPKRWQGNVLIVQLMKSTAAFSFFNTIFLGEHISETEKPTIYEHELVHIQEYHTLDLLYFEVFRIVFWFNPLVYIYQNRIKELHEYIADAKAVKQSGKSDYYKSLLNQIMDVNQVSFTNTFFKKSLIKKRIAMLQKSKSKQLNLLKYTLLIPIVFGILIYTSTEVRAQEKSEVHQEVDQELTEEQMIKKYYDELVKMDKDGASFNQIMEYGGLTEENSYKYIVSKETFLKSKALLNYFSNKGIQRNSENGNLTQNNIYRSEKLTEAGLKTYSDYREWRKTKEAKDLWEATARDGEIKLYIEDFLNKTNEEQNRYDSALKQIETDENFDKLIVASANTFMVLTDVKNENSNSIISEVEQNIEVPFSAVEEVPTLPECKDLPTNAERKNCMNMFVNKHIGKNFNTNIADNLSPGRKRVFVQFKIDKEGKIIDIGARGPSEALEIEAKRVVATLPQFIPGKQKGKIVVVPFSIPIVFEVKDNSSDTKNNRITTDSDEKSVEFSPSEYVNSEWDNEIESWNTVKVAPIHPDCNGVSSVLEQKECTTNAINKHVGKNFNTNLGNSLGLTAGQKRIFARLVIGIDGTVTDVQARAPHPKLEEEAIRVIKLLPKFTPGTHDGKPIGVDYFLPIVFQTTEPKKD, from the coding sequence ATGTTGTATTCTATTCTTCAAATTATTGCCTTTCAGGCGTTGTTCTTATTGGTTTACGATTTATTTCTTAAACGCGAAACCTTTTTTAATTATAATAGAGCCTATTTAATTATCACATCGATATTGTCATTGGCTTTACCTTTCGTGAAGTTTTCTGAGCTAAAAACAATGGCGACGAAAGATATGGTTATTCGTTTACCAGAAGTTTTTATTGGACCAAAAACACTAACGCTTTACGATATTCAAATTGCAGAACAAGCTGGTATTGTTATAGAGCAACCGCAAACACCAATTTGGCAAATCATTGCGCTTGTCGGCATGCTGATAGCATCAATAATATTTCTAATTAAAATCATCAAAATATATTGGATAAAACATGAAAACCCGAAACGTTGGCAAGGCAATGTACTTATCGTACAATTGATGAAAAGTACTGCAGCCTTTTCGTTTTTCAATACCATTTTTTTAGGCGAACACATTTCAGAAACGGAAAAACCGACGATTTATGAGCATGAGTTGGTACACATTCAAGAATATCACACTCTAGATTTATTGTATTTTGAAGTATTCAGAATAGTTTTTTGGTTTAATCCATTGGTCTATATCTACCAAAATAGAATAAAGGAACTTCATGAATATATAGCGGACGCCAAAGCAGTAAAACAAAGTGGAAAATCAGATTATTATAAAAGCTTACTCAATCAAATAATGGATGTTAATCAAGTCTCATTTACCAATACATTTTTTAAAAAATCATTAATCAAAAAACGAATCGCTATGTTACAGAAATCAAAATCCAAGCAGCTTAATCTCTTAAAATATACCTTGTTGATTCCTATTGTTTTTGGGATATTGATTTATACGTCCACAGAGGTTAGAGCTCAAGAAAAATCTGAAGTTCATCAAGAAGTTGACCAAGAATTAACTGAAGAGCAAATGATTAAGAAATACTATGATGAATTAGTGAAAATGGATAAGGATGGGGCTAGTTTTAATCAAATCATGGAATATGGTGGTTTAACTGAAGAGAATTCTTATAAATATATCGTGTCCAAAGAAACCTTTTTAAAATCGAAAGCACTTTTGAATTATTTTTCAAATAAAGGAATTCAAAGAAATTCTGAAAATGGTAATTTGACTCAAAATAATATTTACCGTTCAGAAAAACTCACAGAAGCAGGACTTAAAACCTATTCAGATTATAGAGAATGGAGAAAAACAAAAGAGGCTAAAGATTTATGGGAAGCTACTGCTAGAGATGGGGAAATTAAATTATACATAGAAGATTTTTTGAATAAAACCAATGAAGAGCAAAATCGCTATGACTCAGCCTTAAAACAAATAGAGACAGATGAAAATTTTGATAAATTGATAGTAGCGAGTGCCAATACCTTTATGGTTCTAACTGATGTTAAAAACGAGAATTCTAATTCAATAATTTCAGAAGTAGAACAAAATATAGAAGTTCCATTTTCAGCAGTAGAAGAAGTACCAACCTTGCCAGAATGCAAAGATTTACCAACCAATGCCGAACGAAAAAACTGTATGAATATGTTTGTTAATAAACATATTGGCAAAAACTTTAATACCAATATTGCCGACAATTTAAGTCCAGGAAGAAAGCGAGTATTTGTACAGTTCAAAATAGATAAAGAGGGTAAAATTATTGATATTGGTGCTAGAGGTCCAAGTGAAGCATTAGAGATAGAGGCAAAACGTGTCGTTGCAACTCTACCTCAATTTATTCCAGGTAAGCAAAAAGGGAAAATTGTTGTAGTGCCTTTCTCTATTCCTATAGTTTTTGAAGTGAAAGACAATTCTAGTGATACTAAAAACAATAGAATTACAACGGATAGTGATGAAAAATCAGTTGAATTTTCACCAAGTGAATACGTGAATTCAGAATGGGATAATGAGATAGAGTCATGGAACACAGTAAAAGTCGCACCAATTCATCCAGATTGTAATGGGGTTTCGTCAGTTTTAGAACAAAAAGAGTGTACTACAAACGCCATCAATAAACATGTTGGTAAAAACTTCAATACCAATTTAGGTAATTCTTTAGGACTAACTGCTGGACAAAAACGAATTTTTGCTCGCCTCGTAATAGGGATAGATGGTACCGTAACTGATGTACAAGCGAGAGCTCCACATCCAAAACTAGAAGAGGAAGCCATTAGGGTCATAAAATTATTACCAAAATTTACACCAGGAACACATGATGGTAAACCTATAGGCGTTGATTATTTTTTACCCATAGTGTTTCAAACTACAGAACCTAAAAAAGATTAA
- a CDS encoding tetratricopeptide repeat protein codes for MKLAFWLSVFVFTLGLNAQSLKEKADNLYANGNYSKAIETYKSLENLEEVYDDIAKAYIAIGNYGEGILNYEKAIKFNEDNLLLQYEFAKLLTKTKKYNKANQLFSNLILLDSLNPNYYYELGVVLEKQKDTLALDQFKKTYGLDATHQKAIFKLAKYHLMKRDFLSSHGFVDRGLESYENNIELISLKAQAYYHQEYYTHAVVWFNKLLDLGEKSEFIHEKLSLSYAQNSDYEDAIYHRKQALRFNPNDANAIYTIGIYYQRLNDFEKAEEYVSRALKLKDQSLSEEYQQLGVIFNRQKKYDKAIEAFQKSLKEDPSNMMSEFFILRTKDEFYADLDSKIMLYEQFVTKNKKSAFIAYAEKRLKELKQEKFLEEK; via the coding sequence ATGAAATTAGCATTCTGGCTTTCAGTTTTTGTATTTACACTTGGATTAAACGCACAAAGTTTAAAGGAAAAAGCAGACAATCTTTATGCTAATGGTAATTATTCCAAAGCTATTGAAACCTATAAGTCGCTTGAAAATTTAGAGGAGGTTTATGATGATATAGCTAAAGCTTATATAGCCATTGGTAACTATGGCGAAGGCATACTAAATTATGAAAAAGCCATAAAATTCAATGAGGATAATCTTTTGTTACAATATGAATTTGCCAAACTTTTAACCAAAACTAAAAAGTATAACAAAGCCAATCAATTATTTTCAAATCTAATTTTGCTGGACAGTTTAAACCCTAATTATTATTATGAGTTGGGCGTTGTTTTAGAAAAGCAGAAAGACACTTTAGCATTAGATCAGTTTAAGAAAACCTATGGCCTAGATGCGACACACCAAAAAGCAATTTTTAAGTTGGCGAAGTATCATTTAATGAAACGGGACTTTCTTTCATCCCATGGTTTTGTTGATAGAGGCTTAGAAAGTTACGAGAACAATATAGAACTGATCAGTTTAAAAGCACAAGCGTATTATCATCAAGAATATTATACCCATGCCGTAGTTTGGTTTAATAAATTATTGGATTTAGGAGAGAAATCCGAATTCATCCATGAAAAATTAAGTCTAAGTTATGCCCAAAATTCAGATTACGAAGATGCTATTTACCACAGAAAACAAGCATTGAGATTTAACCCAAATGATGCCAATGCCATTTATACTATCGGAATCTATTACCAACGCCTCAATGATTTTGAAAAAGCTGAGGAGTATGTTTCAAGAGCATTAAAGCTTAAAGACCAATCCCTTTCAGAGGAATATCAACAACTAGGCGTAATTTTCAATCGCCAAAAGAAATATGATAAAGCCATCGAAGCGTTTCAGAAATCTTTAAAAGAAGATCCATCAAATATGATGTCTGAATTTTTTATATTGAGAACAAAAGATGAATTTTATGCTGATTTGGATAGCAAAATAATGTTGTACGAACAGTTTGTGACCAAGAATAAAAAAAGCGCCTTCATTGCATATGCAGAAAAACGACTCAAAGAATTAAAGCAAGAAAAATTTTTGGAAGAAAAGTAA
- a CDS encoding glycosyltransferase: protein MVSALLIFFILFYLIIIGLLVYGYNKVEDFKLQDLPAKSKFSVVIPFRNEAKNLPKLLDSISRLNYPKTMFEVILIDDDSEDDSVSILENILHTSRKNQNPRIDVIRIIQNERTSNSPKKDAITTAIKVSKYNWIVTTDADCILPKYWLDAFDECIQVNQSNSIVAPVTYHGRTSFFNRFQTLDFLSLQGATIGGFGINKPFMCNGANFAYRKSEFNSVNGFEGNNTISSGDDIFLLEKLLKQDAKKVHYLKSEQAIVTTNPAQSTKTLIQQRLRWISKSSHYKNWFGKLVGLIVLFGNLACLALIPTVFLNILSIKIAIALFVIKFSIDFLLLFKTSRFFKQEGLLLSYLFSSVIYPFFSVSVALLSFFKSYEWKGRKFRK from the coding sequence ATGGTTTCAGCATTACTCATTTTTTTTATTCTTTTTTATCTCATAATTATAGGCCTATTGGTTTATGGATATAATAAGGTCGAAGATTTTAAGTTACAGGATTTACCAGCGAAGTCTAAATTTTCAGTTGTTATTCCATTTAGGAATGAAGCTAAAAACCTTCCGAAATTATTAGATTCCATTTCAAGGCTGAATTATCCCAAAACGATGTTTGAAGTGATTTTGATCGACGATGATTCTGAAGATGATTCGGTTTCAATCCTAGAAAACATTCTTCATACATCTCGCAAAAACCAAAACCCTCGAATTGACGTCATTCGGATTATTCAGAATGAAAGAACATCAAATTCCCCTAAAAAAGATGCCATTACAACAGCCATAAAAGTTTCAAAATACAACTGGATTGTAACCACTGATGCTGATTGTATTTTGCCTAAATATTGGCTTGATGCTTTTGATGAATGTATTCAAGTCAACCAATCGAATTCTATCGTTGCACCTGTGACTTATCATGGTAGAACGTCTTTTTTCAACCGGTTTCAAACTTTGGATTTTCTGAGTTTACAAGGGGCAACTATTGGTGGTTTTGGCATAAACAAACCATTTATGTGCAATGGTGCCAATTTTGCTTATCGTAAATCTGAATTTAATTCGGTTAATGGTTTTGAAGGCAACAATACTATTTCGAGTGGAGATGATATTTTTCTACTTGAAAAACTTTTAAAACAAGACGCTAAAAAAGTTCACTATTTAAAATCTGAACAAGCGATTGTAACTACAAATCCTGCTCAAAGTACCAAAACGCTAATTCAGCAACGTTTGCGATGGATTTCGAAGTCTAGCCATTATAAAAATTGGTTTGGTAAATTGGTTGGTCTTATTGTTTTGTTTGGAAACTTGGCCTGTTTAGCTTTAATTCCTACTGTTTTTTTGAATATTCTTTCTATAAAAATTGCTATTGCTTTATTCGTGATAAAATTTAGCATTGACTTTTTATTGTTATTTAAAACCTCCCGTTTTTTTAAACAGGAAGGCCTTTTGCTTTCCTATTTGTTTTCGAGTGTTATTTATCCTTTTTTTAGTGTGAGTGTGGCGCTTTTGTCTTTTTTTAAATCTTATGAATGGAAAGGGAGAAAATTTAGGAAGTGA